The Candidatus Desulfofervidus auxilii DNA segment CCTAATACACCTGCATTAGTATTAGCTGGGATGAGTGCTATATCTCTGGGCATTTTTGCTAATGAGGGGCACTCGCAGATAGCTGCACAAATATTTAAGGCAATTGGTGAAACTGTTATTGTTCCTGAGACATTGATGGATGCAGTCACTGGTTTAAGTGGAAGTGGACCAGGGTATGTGGCTGTTATTATTGAAGCTTTGGCAGATGGTGGAGTAAAAATGGGGTTGCCTCGAGATCTGGCCTTAAAACTGGCTATTCAAACTCTCTTGGGCACAGCTAAGTTACTTAAAGAAACAAACCTACATCCCGCCCAATTAAAGGATATGGTAACTTCCCCAGGAGGAACCACTATTGCTGGTCTTCACATGATGGAATTAGGGGGTATTAGGGGGATTTTAATAGGAGCTATTGAAGCAGCCACTAAATGTTCACAAGAATTAGGGAAATAGACTAATTTTCTTGCTGTAAACGCCTTTTTTATGGTCACTACAACAAGGGTTAAAAAAAATACCTGAAAAATCTACATTTTATATTTTAGTTTCCCCAATTTAGGACAATTTCAGGCAAAAACCGGGAAAGTTGGGTTAAAAAATCGTCTTAAAATAGGCAAAAAATCCCCAATGTGGTAAATTTCCCCTATGAAAAAATTTTTAGTAGACAGTATGCTAGGAAAATTGGCAAAATGGTTACGTCTTTTAGGTTATGATACTATATATACTGATATAAAAGAACCAAATAAACTCAAAGCTTTTTTAGAAAAGGATTATATTTTTCTTACACGTCAGCATAAGTGGATACATTACCGTATTTTTAAACACCAACCTATTTATTTAGTGAACGCTAATGAACCTAAGGCCCAGTTAGCCGAGGTAATAAAGAGGTTCAAATTAGAGTTTTCTCCGCGCAGGTTTTGTTCCAGATGTGTTATATGTAATGTACCCCTAATAGAAAAGGAAAAAGAAGAAGTTGAAATATATCTACCTGAATACATCAGTCATACTTTTAGTTACTTCAAAGTATGTCCTCGCTGTAAAAGGGTTTATTGGGCTGGTAGTCACCAAAAAAGGATGCAAGAATTTTTGAAAAAGATTGGTTTTTTATAAGCCATAAGTCTTCATTTTTTTGTGAAGATGGCTTCTTTCCAAACCAATTGCTTGAGCAGTGAGACTTACATTGCCTTTATATTTCTCTAATTTTTTGCGCAAAAATTCTTTTTCAAAAATGGCCTTGGCCTCTCTAAAATTATCTGCTTTAAAAAAATCCATCCCTATATGTTCTTTTCCCTGTGCTATACTCTCAGGAATGTCTTTAACAGTAATCACTTCTCCAGGCGTCATAATAACTAGACGCTCAATGATATTTTTTAGTTCCCTGACATTTCCTGGCCAATCATATTGTTTTAAAACCTCAATAGCCTCTGGAGTAATTTTTTTAAGGCCCAAACTGCTTTCTTTAGCCATTTCCTGTAAAAACTCTTCCACTAGCAGTGGAATATCCTCTTTTCTTTCTCTTAAAGGAGGAATTTCAATGGGAACTACATTTAAACGATAATAAAGATCTGCTCTAAAGTTACCCTTTTTTATCTCTTCTTCTAAATTCTTATTAGTAGCGGCCACTACTCGCACATCTACTTGAACAGTCTTTATCCCTCCTACCCGTTCAAAACGCTGTTCTTGAATTAACCGCAAAATCTTAGCTTGTGTTTTGGGACTCATATCGCCTATCTCATCTAAAAAAATAGTGCCTCCATTAGCCAGGTCAAACTTCCCCTTTTTTCGAACATAGGCACCGGTAAAGGCCCCTTTTTCATAACCAAACAATTCACTTTCAATCAATTCATCAGGAATAGCTGCACAATTTACCTCAATAAATGTCCTGTGTGCTCTTTTACTATAATAATGGATGGCTCGTGCCGCTAATTCCTTTCCTGTTCCGCTTTCTCCCTTAATAAGAACCGAGGCATTGGTAGGAGCGACCTTTCTAATTTGTTCTTTTACTACCTTAATGGGTTCACTTTGACCGGTAAGGTCACATTTAAAGAATGCCTTTTGTTTTAAGGCGATATTTTCTTCCTGGAGAGAAGACATCTTTAAGGCATTCACTATAGGAGGAATGGTATTTTCCCATGAAAGGGGTTTTTCAATAAAATCATAGGCCCCTAATTTCATGGCTTTCACTGCAGTTTCTACATTGCCATGACCTGAAATCATAACTACTGGTAGTTGAGGGTATTGCTTTTTTATCTCTTTCAATACTGTTAAACCATCAATATCTGGTAACCAGATATCTAGTAGAACCAAATCTGGCAATTCTTCGTTAACTTTTTTGATCGCTTGCGAAGCATTGAAGGCAGTAATTACTTCATAACCCTCATCTGAAAGGATACCCGTAAGGGCCTGACAGATAGATTGTTCGTCATCTACTACTAAGATTAAATATGACATATTTTTATATTATCATGACCTTACAGGGAGTTCAATTACAAAGATACTTCCTTGAGGATAGTTATCTTTAACCCGAATGAAACCTTGATGGTCAGAAATTATGGTATGAACGATAGTTAATCCCAATCCTGTGCCTGATTTTTTAGTGGAAAAATAGGGTTCAAATAGACGGGTTTTTAGTTCATCAGGAATCCCATGACCTGTATCTTTTACTTCTATTCTGGCAATTTTAAGGAAGGAATCATGACTTATAGCTACTTCTACTTTACCTTGATTTTCAATAGAAGCAACCGCATTATCCAAAAGATTTAGCAAAGCCCTTTTTATTTGCTCTCTATCAAACAAAAATTTTGGGACAGGGGTAATTTGATTTAATTCAAATGTAATATGTAGATGAGCACTTCTATACACAGCTAAAGCTTCTTCAATTACCTCAGCTAGATTATTAAGAGTGAGATTAACCTCTGGTAACTTGGCAAAGTTAGAAAATTCATTTACCATCTTCTTTAAACCTTCTACTTGTTTAACTATCATTTGGGTACATTCATCAAAAACGGGTTCACCTTGAAATTGGGTTAAATAACGCCGTCGTAAACGCTGGGCTGAAAGTTGAATAGGAGTGAGAGGATTTTTGATTTCATGAGCAATTCTTTTTGCCACTTCTCGCCAAGCAGCCATCCGCTGGATTTTTTCTAGCTGGGTAATATCTTCAAACACAAATACCGCTCCTAAAGGTTGACCTTGTTTATCTTTAAGAAGGGTGGTGCTAACTATCAAAGAGAGAATCCGTCCATTTATTTTTAATTTAATTTGTTTTTCTAACCTTTCTCCTACTTTTACATCAGAGATTACTTGGCTAAATTCAGGAAAAAGTTCAGCCAGGTCTTGAAATGGCCTTCCTATTAAATCACCTGCCTTAACTCCCAAAATTTCTTCTACAGCAGGATTAACGGTAATAATATAACCAGAAGCACTGGTAGAAATCACACCTGTCCTGATATTTTCCAGGATAGTTTTTGTATACCTATGGCGTCTCTCAATTTCTAATTTTTGTTCCTGCAATTTCCCATAAGCTATTCTTAAATCAGTAACCATTTGGTTAAAAGAATCCACCAGCATTTTCACTTCATCTGAAGCCTCCACATCCACATTCACATCCAAATTACCATTAGCTACTTCTTGAGTAGCCCCGGCTAGGGCCTGAATGGGAATAGTAATTGCTTTAGCCATGTGAAATCCAACCCAAGTGGCCACAAAAATCACCAAAAGAGTAATCACCGAAAAAATGATAAAAAGGCTCCATTTCAAGGGATTCACAAACAGAAATAGTTGTTTATAATCTTCACTCGTTTTCCTCACTGCCTCTAGTTTTTTCACTAAATCAGGAGGAATTAACCTCCCTATTACTAGAAATCCCCAAAGACGACCTTTTTCTAGAGGAGTAATAGTATATGCCAAATCACCATATGGAAGCGCTCTAACCGAAGTTATCTGTTTTCTGATTTTTAAAGGTTCAGCAAGGGCGGTTTTAAAATCTAAATTTTGTTCTACAGGCTTTCTAGTTAAGCTTACCAATGGCTGGAGCTTGTGGTTATATACTTGAAGTAAATCCACATTATATTCCCTTAGTTTGGGTCTTAACTTGGATAAAGATACATTTTCAAAAACCAATTCTCCATTATTAACAAAACCTTTTTGAAAAAGCTCACTATAATGGATTAATTCATTAGAAACTTGTTTATAGTAAATATGGCCTATTTCTAATGTCTGATTAATAGCTTGTTCTACCTTTACATTAAACCAATAATTAAAGGTAGAAAATACAAATTTTACAGCCACCCCAAAAAGAACTAATGTAGGCAAAATAGAAAGACCTACAAACAAAAGCACCAGTTTTGTTCTTATTTTACTACCTACAATACCCCTTTTACGTTCAGCAATCAGCTTAACAAAATTTCTAGTCACTAGAAAAACAAAAAGGATCAGGAGAATAATATTAAGATTGACTAAAATAAAAAAAAGGAGGGTGTTGGTAATTCTCAGTTGGAAGTCAGGATTAAATGACTTACTCTCAATATAAATCAAAAAACCAATAATGGGAATGAGAATAAAAATAAGGAGTGTTTCCTTCCTTCGTTTCTTTTTTTCTTTAAGTTCCATTTTAATAGACAAAATTTATATAATACCAATCTGTTTCAAAATCCCATAAGGAAGTAAAGAAAAAGATGTAATGAAGATAAAGGGGCAATTTTACTTTATTCAATTCTGCCTTGAGACGCAATTCATATTTATCACCTTTTTTAAGTGCAGAAATGGGCACCACTGCTACCTCAACAGTGGTCATAAGTTTCTTTGCCCATATAAAGTCCTTTGAAGTAACTATTTCTTCGGGAAGTTCAGAACGGTTAATAATAAATACCCCTTTAAGCTGGTCATATTTAATGGTATGGAATAATTTAAGTGAACGAATACCTTTATCAGGCCAAAAACTTCTCTTTTTATCTAGGAGTATCTTATAGGTAAAAGTAACAGGGACCCCATTTAAAATAGCCTTCTCCATTTGTTTGGTAAAGCAACCCTGGGCAGTAAAATAGACCAAAAGTTCCTTTTTAGAAGTAGTAACCACAATATCTTTAAGAAAGGCCTCAGAACTAAAACAGGGTTTATTTAACAACGTAAAAATAATAATCAAAATAGCAGTTTTACAAATCCGCTGATAAATATGAAGCATGAAAAATTTTTGCCTTATTTTTAAAATAATAGCATGGTAGCAACTAAATTGAGCTATTGTCAAGACAGTTGCACCAGAAAAAGGAAGCTTGTAAGATAGAATTGTGGTTATTTTTTTTCTCCCCATCAGTAATTTAAGCAAGGCCTTAGACTTTTTTGACCGCATTATCGGCTCTCAGGAAAAAAGGCAGCTTATTTTCTTCTCTCAAAAAGACCTTTATTTAGCTGGAGGTGATGATTTTCTTAATGCGTTTTTGATGATTAAACCCAATGTCCATTTACCTCATGCTTACAGTTTTCCTTTAGACCCTTTACGTTCCTTCATCAAAGATAAACCAGATAAAAATATTAAGGTCGAATTAGTCTCATCCCTAAAATTTATAACCCCCAATGAAGAATTAATCTTAAACATGCAACCTGCCTCTTTATCATTTGTCCCTAGTAAAGGAAAAAATTTAGGGATAATCTCTGCCCAAACCCTAAAAAAAATCCTGGATTTAGCTAGCATCACTTCTCAAGAGGGAGAAAAAATTGCTCTTTTCTTCCAAAAGGGCCGTTTAGGGGTATGGAGTGAAAATCGCTTTCTTCTTTCTTGTGCCTTTACACCCATTTCGTCATCCTTAATCCATAATTTCATTGTGCCTTATACTTCCACACGTCATCTGGTGAAGGCCCTTGATCTTATTCCTGAAAAGCAGGCCTCTCTTTTTCTTGCCTCCCAAAGCCTTCTTATCTCACTACCTTATCTAAAAATCGGTTTTCGCCTTATTTCTGAAGAAACTAATGCCCTTAGTTTCCTAAAGTCTCTTCTTGCTACAAAACCCCTAGCAACACTTAAAATAGGACTTCCAGCCTTTAAAAAAACACTCTCTAGATTGGCTAGGATTCAAAAGCAATTAAAGGCAATTGGTAGCATTGCTCTTATATCCGAAAAATGTGTATTCAAAATTACTTCTTCTCAAGGTAGCTACTCATTTATCTTGCCTTTAGAAGTATCCTTAAAACAATCATTTACCATAAATTGCCATTTTTCTCTTCTAAACAGCCTTTTCAGCCGGCTGAAAGGAAAAGAATTCAATATTTCTATTCTACCTTCTGGATGGTTGTTAAAACACGGCCAGTATTTTTGTTTTTTGAAAAAAACAACTTCTAAATAGTCGAAAGGGCATTGAAGCAGTCACTAAATGTTCATAAGCAATAGGGAAATAGACTATTTTTCTTGTTGTAAACTCCTTACTCTTTCTAAATTGACTGTAAGTTTATGCAATTTTTCTTCCAGAACTTTTGCCTTGAATTGTTCCTTTGCCACTACAGCTTTAGGGGCCTTGGTTAAAAAATCTCTATTAGATAATTTACGTTTCACCATGGTTAATTCATTAGTCATTTTATCTATTTCTTTAGTAAGACGTTTTTCCTCTGTTTGTAAATCTAATACATCCTTAAGAGGCATATATACATCTATACCCTCCCATACTGTTGCCGCGGCATAAGCAGGTTTTTCAGTATGTACACTCATAGTGAGTCTTTTTATTCCTGCCAAACGACAAATGGGTTCTTGATGTTTTTCTATCTGAGCTAAAATATCCTGTCTTGGAGTGGAAAAAACAATATCCACTTTAGTATTTGGGGGTATCTCTAGTTCCCCTCGCATATTTCTAACAGTTCTTACCAATCCAATAGTTGTTTCCATTTCAGTAACCACAGCCGGGTCTTCTAAAGTGTCATTTGCCTCTGGATAACTTTCTTTTAAGATACTTTCCTTAGTATGCGGCAGGTGTTGCCATATTTCTTCAGTAACAAAGGGGATAAAAGGGTGAAGTAGTTTTAACGTTTCTCCTAAAACATATAAAAGCACAGATTGGGTATATTTTTTTTCCTCAGGGGTGGGTGGTTTGTATAAAGTAGGTTTTATCCATTCTAAATACCAATCACAAAATTCATGCCACACAAAGTGATAAAGGGTATAAGCTGCCTTATCAAATTCATAAATATCTATATTTTTTCGGACTTCTCTAATTACAAATTGGAGGCGGCTTAAGATCCATCTATCAGCCTCACTTCCTTTATGTGGTTCAACAATGGGTTGAGTGCCTTCCTCTAAATTCATTAAAGCAAAACGAGCTGCATTCCATATTTTGTTAATAAAATGCCTATACCCTTCAATTCTTCTTTCAGAAAGGCGAATATCCCTACCTTGAGCGGCTAATGAAACCAGGGTGAACCTAAGGGCATCGGTGCCATATTTGGCTACCATATCTAAGGGGTCTATTACGTTCCCCTTAGTCTTGCTCATTTTTTCACCCCTTTCATCTCTTACTAAGGCATGGATGTATACATCATAAAAGGGAACGTCTCCCATAAAGTGGAGGCCCATCATCATCATCCGTGCCACCCAGAAAAAGAGGATATCAAAGCCAGTAATCAGGACATTGGTGGGGTAAAAGAGTTTCAATTCTTTTGTTTCTTTGGGCCAACCTAAGGTACCAAATGGCCAAAGGGCTGAGCTAAACCAAGTGTCTAAAACATCCATTTCAGGTTCAAGGTTCGTTGAATCACATTTAGGACAAGCTTTGGGTATTTCTTTGGCCACTATAATTTCTTGGCAATCTTTACAATACCACACAGGGATTCTATGTCCCCACCAGATTTGTCGTGAAATACACCAATCACGAATATTATTCATCCATTCATAATAGGTTTTTTCCCAACTAGCAGGAATTAATCGGGTCTTGCCTTCTTTCACAGCAGCAATAGCTGGTTCGGCCAAGGGTTTGGTATGCACAAACCATTGTTTGGAAACCAGTGGTTCTACTATAGTTTTACAGCGATAACAGTGGCCAACGCTGTGTTTGATAGGCTCTATCTTTAACAATTGGCCGTTTTTTTCTAAATCTTCAAGAATCCTTTCCCGACATTTAAATCTATCTAATCCCATATAAGGTCCGGCTTCTTTAGTCATACGGCCTCTCTCATCTATAACCTTTACCATAGGTAAACTATGCTTTTGTCCCAATTCAAAATCATTAGGGTCATGAGCAGGAGTAACCTTTAAGGCACCAGTACCAAATTCTTTATCTACATAAGGGTCAAAAATGATCGGTATTTCTCGGTTTAATATAGGCACAAAAACAGTAACACCCTTTAAATTCTGATATCTTTCATCCTCTGGATGAACAGCTACCGCGGTATCACCCAGTAAGGTTTCAGGACGAGTGGTAGCTACGGTTACATATCCTTGACCATCTACGCGAGCATAACGAATATAATAAAGGGAACCTTCTTCTTCTTCATGCTCTACTTCCAAATCCGCAAGAGCTGTTTGACATCTAGGACACCAATTAATGATGTAATCTCCTCGATAAATGAGCCCCTCTTCATAAAGCCTAATAAATACTTCCTTTACTGCCTGACTAAAACCTTCATCCAGAGTAAAACGTTGACGACTCCAATCACATGCACATCCCAGTTTCTTAAGTTGGTTAATAATCCGGTTTCCATACTCCTCTTTCCATTGCCAAACTGCTTTTACAAACTCTTCTCTTCCTAAATCGTATCTGGAAATTCCTTTTTTTTCTAACTCTCTCTCCACCACATTTTGAGTAGCAATACCAGCATGGT contains these protein-coding regions:
- the proC gene encoding pyrroline-5-carboxylate reductase — translated: MRRTIGFIGGGNMGEAIIKGILKSKLYKSEDIMVSDIRKERLKYLKSAYQIKAFDNNPEMVKECQVIILAVKPQNAKNVLEEIKGVVSPEQLLISIMAGISTSFVEDFFSKSIPVIRVMPNTPALVLAGMSAISLGIFANEGHSQIAAQIFKAIGETVIVPETLMDAVTGLSGSGPGYVAVIIEALADGGVKMGLPRDLALKLAIQTLLGTAKLLKETNLHPAQLKDMVTSPGGTTIAGLHMMELGGIRGILIGAIEAATKCSQELGK
- a CDS encoding sigma-54-dependent transcriptional regulator, whose amino-acid sequence is MSYLILVVDDEQSICQALTGILSDEGYEVITAFNASQAIKKVNEELPDLVLLDIWLPDIDGLTVLKEIKKQYPQLPVVMISGHGNVETAVKAMKLGAYDFIEKPLSWENTIPPIVNALKMSSLQEENIALKQKAFFKCDLTGQSEPIKVVKEQIRKVAPTNASVLIKGESGTGKELAARAIHYYSKRAHRTFIEVNCAAIPDELIESELFGYEKGAFTGAYVRKKGKFDLANGGTIFLDEIGDMSPKTQAKILRLIQEQRFERVGGIKTVQVDVRVVAATNKNLEEEIKKGNFRADLYYRLNVVPIEIPPLRERKEDIPLLVEEFLQEMAKESSLGLKKITPEAIEVLKQYDWPGNVRELKNIIERLVIMTPGEVITVKDIPESIAQGKEHIGMDFFKADNFREAKAIFEKEFLRKKLEKYKGNVSLTAQAIGLERSHLHKKMKTYGL
- a CDS encoding Mut7-C RNAse domain-containing protein — encoded protein: MKKFLVDSMLGKLAKWLRLLGYDTIYTDIKEPNKLKAFLEKDYIFLTRQHKWIHYRIFKHQPIYLVNANEPKAQLAEVIKRFKLEFSPRRFCSRCVICNVPLIEKEKEEVEIYLPEYISHTFSYFKVCPRCKRVYWAGSHQKRMQEFLKKIGFL
- a CDS encoding sensor histidine kinase, coding for MELKEKKKRRKETLLIFILIPIIGFLIYIESKSFNPDFQLRITNTLLFFILVNLNIILLILFVFLVTRNFVKLIAERKRGIVGSKIRTKLVLLFVGLSILPTLVLFGVAVKFVFSTFNYWFNVKVEQAINQTLEIGHIYYKQVSNELIHYSELFQKGFVNNGELVFENVSLSKLRPKLREYNVDLLQVYNHKLQPLVSLTRKPVEQNLDFKTALAEPLKIRKQITSVRALPYGDLAYTITPLEKGRLWGFLVIGRLIPPDLVKKLEAVRKTSEDYKQLFLFVNPLKWSLFIIFSVITLLVIFVATWVGFHMAKAITIPIQALAGATQEVANGNLDVNVDVEASDEVKMLVDSFNQMVTDLRIAYGKLQEQKLEIERRHRYTKTILENIRTGVISTSASGYIITVNPAVEEILGVKAGDLIGRPFQDLAELFPEFSQVISDVKVGERLEKQIKLKINGRILSLIVSTTLLKDKQGQPLGAVFVFEDITQLEKIQRMAAWREVAKRIAHEIKNPLTPIQLSAQRLRRRYLTQFQGEPVFDECTQMIVKQVEGLKKMVNEFSNFAKLPEVNLTLNNLAEVIEEALAVYRSAHLHITFELNQITPVPKFLFDREQIKRALLNLLDNAVASIENQGKVEVAISHDSFLKIARIEVKDTGHGIPDELKTRLFEPYFSTKKSGTGLGLTIVHTIISDHQGFIRVKDNYPQGSIFVIELPVRS
- a CDS encoding DUF4390 domain-containing protein, with the translated sequence MGRKKITTILSYKLPFSGATVLTIAQFSCYHAIILKIRQKFFMLHIYQRICKTAILIIIFTLLNKPCFSSEAFLKDIVVTTSKKELLVYFTAQGCFTKQMEKAILNGVPVTFTYKILLDKKRSFWPDKGIRSLKLFHTIKYDQLKGVFIINRSELPEEIVTSKDFIWAKKLMTTVEVAVVPISALKKGDKYELRLKAELNKVKLPLYLHYIFFFTSLWDFETDWYYINFVY
- a CDS encoding valine--tRNA ligase, yielding MAIKLLDKGYNPKKVEEKWYQYWLEKGLFKANLEEKEQTFSMVIPPPNVTGSLHMGHALNVTLHDILARYKKMLGYNVLWLPGTDHAGIATQNVVERELEKKGISRYDLGREEFVKAVWQWKEEYGNRIINQLKKLGCACDWSRQRFTLDEGFSQAVKEVFIRLYEEGLIYRGDYIINWCPRCQTALADLEVEHEEEEGSLYYIRYARVDGQGYVTVATTRPETLLGDTAVAVHPEDERYQNLKGVTVFVPILNREIPIIFDPYVDKEFGTGALKVTPAHDPNDFELGQKHSLPMVKVIDERGRMTKEAGPYMGLDRFKCRERILEDLEKNGQLLKIEPIKHSVGHCYRCKTIVEPLVSKQWFVHTKPLAEPAIAAVKEGKTRLIPASWEKTYYEWMNNIRDWCISRQIWWGHRIPVWYCKDCQEIIVAKEIPKACPKCDSTNLEPEMDVLDTWFSSALWPFGTLGWPKETKELKLFYPTNVLITGFDILFFWVARMMMMGLHFMGDVPFYDVYIHALVRDERGEKMSKTKGNVIDPLDMVAKYGTDALRFTLVSLAAQGRDIRLSERRIEGYRHFINKIWNAARFALMNLEEGTQPIVEPHKGSEADRWILSRLQFVIREVRKNIDIYEFDKAAYTLYHFVWHEFCDWYLEWIKPTLYKPPTPEEKKYTQSVLLYVLGETLKLLHPFIPFVTEEIWQHLPHTKESILKESYPEANDTLEDPAVVTEMETTIGLVRTVRNMRGELEIPPNTKVDIVFSTPRQDILAQIEKHQEPICRLAGIKRLTMSVHTEKPAYAAATVWEGIDVYMPLKDVLDLQTEEKRLTKEIDKMTNELTMVKRKLSNRDFLTKAPKAVVAKEQFKAKVLEEKLHKLTVNLERVRSLQQEK